The region CCCCCGATTTTCGTTCATTTCCTGGACAACCTTGGCATAGTCACCCGGATCCACAACGACAGCGACGTCTTTATAATTTTTCGCCGCTGACCGGAGCATGGCAGGTCCACCGATATCGATATTTTCAATCGCTTCCTCAAACGAAACATCCGGTTTGGAAACCGTCATTTCAAAGGGATAAAGATTGACCACGACCAGATCAATCGGAGAAATTCCATTTCTCTTCATTTCTTCCTGATGCGACGCGAGATCTCTTCTCCCCAGAAGCCCTCCATGGACTTTAGGATGAAGTGTTTTAACACGTCCGTCCAATATCTCGGGGAAGCCGGTGAACTCAGAGATCTCCTTCGCAGGTATGGCATTTCCTCGAAGAAATTTTGCTGTTCCCCCGGTAGAAAGAATCTCAACTCCGCTCTTGTGAAGATGATTGGCAAAGTCGAGCAATCCCGATTTATCTGACACACTGATAAGAGCCCGTTCTATCTTTTTCATATCAACACATGATGTCCTTTATTATCCTGAACCTGACTTAATGAATAAAGAGATAAAAACCATCCAGAAAATAGAATAAGCCTACGGTCGACAGGCCGATTCCGAGAAGCCAGAGTTCCTTTCGTCTGGTCATCGCCGCCACGGATGAGAGGGCAATAGCGACCTGAAACATCACTTCGGAAAGTGCAAATCCGTGATGGTGTTCCATATTTTCTGAAGATTTTCTGCTATTTTCTTCCGCTTGTTTTTCAAGTTCTTCGGCTTTCAACTTAATTTCACTCTGCTCATCCTTATATTTCTTCACTTTCTCCCCATAGTTCACCAGGAGTGAGGAGTCCTTCTTCAGATCATGGA is a window of Nitrospirota bacterium DNA encoding:
- a CDS encoding DUF4337 domain-containing protein, giving the protein MSEFTEQQMEKLEETIHELEEERKEHHLEEKKIAWIKYVALTTALIAVLAAIATMESNFHTNEALLSKNSSILSQARASDQWAYYQAKGIKGIIYDSQKDLLHDLKKDSSLLVNYGEKVKKYKDEQSEIKLKAEELEKQAEENSRKSSENMEHHHGFALSEVMFQVAIALSSVAAMTRRKELWLLGIGLSTVGLFYFLDGFYLFIH